The proteins below are encoded in one region of Neodiprion virginianus isolate iyNeoVirg1 chromosome 7, iyNeoVirg1.1, whole genome shotgun sequence:
- the LOC124308587 gene encoding mitochondrial ribonuclease P protein 1 homolog, translating into MFNRVLRCLTLTKKPLRWTARRNCRPAIEAQLSACDILHTSKRRFCTKVGKISEEGETQENLEKNVTISVSGEQLQAMMDSDPEMEKLYKVIQLEVEVMRQNGRLIPKELKPQHWLQLIRHETRSARSRYLMYLFKLEMTQENFRKKKELARIEREQKLQEHGREEVDQMAYRLFKNTIFLRIYDTAMNRFYHSRMMMAKIHGPEVIIDLGYDKHMTVRESSECAKQLVFLFAENRVLRDPFYITFCNVNKFSVVMEKFYRSVPNANEPDFPLEIKECSYTELYDKKKLVYLTPHCNTEMTEYEPDSIYIIGGMVDKTNNQPLSLAKAKKEGLRMAKFPLDKYLLWGSGSGKRLPLNHVLRILADIRTTGDWHKALKHVPLRKLERPLDQLQTGKVQFPPQTPSWVNTELQRKRQYVPTKTKIGHSLNTSYTFRDRQKKSS; encoded by the exons ATGTTTAATCGAGTACTGCGTTGTCTGACATTGACGAAAAAGCCGCTGAGGTGGACCGCAAGACGAAATTGCCGGCCGGCGATCGAGGCACAGCTGAGTGCCTGCGATATTCTCCACACGTCGAAAAGACGTTTTTGTACGAAAGTCGGCAAGATATCCGAAGAAGGCGAGACACAGGAGAATCTGGAGAAAAATGTCACTATATCTGTAAGCGGCGAACAGCTTCAAGCTATGATGGACTCGGACCCGGAGATGGAGAAACTTTACAAAGTGATCCAGCTCGAAGTCGAGGTGATGAGACAGAACGGCAGACTGATACCCAAGGAGCTAAAGCCTCAACATTGGTTGCAATTGATCAGGCATGAAACGAGATCTGCGAGAAG TCGATATCTGATGTACCTCTTCAAGCTTGAAATGACCCAAGAAAACtttaggaagaaaaaagaactaGCCAGGATAGAGAGGGAACAGAAGCTGCAGGAACATGGGAGGGAAGAAGTCGATCAGATGGCGTATAGGCTGTTTAAAAACACAATCTTCCTGCGAATATACGACACAGCGATGAATCGCTTCTACCACTCGCGTATGATGATGGCCAAGATCCATGGTCCTGAAGTGATAATAGACCTCGGATACGACAAACACATGACAGTGCGCGAGTCGTCAGAATGCGCCAAACAGCTCGTCTTCTTGTTTGCGGAGAATCGCGTACTCCGAGATCCATTTTACATCACCTTTTgcaatgtaaataaattttcggtAGTTATGGAAAAGTTTTACAGATCTGTACCGAATGCCAACGAGCCTGATTTTCCACTAGAAATAAAGGAATGTTCGTACACCGAGCTCTATGACAAAAAGAAGCTGGTCTACTTGACGCCGCACTGCAACACCGAAATGACAGAGTACGAACCGGACTCCATCTACATAATAGGCGGGATGGTGGACAAGACCAACAACCAGCCCCTCTCTTTGGCAAAGGCGAAAAAAGAGGGTCTGAGAATGGCCAAATTCCCTCTAGACAAGTACTTGCTATGGGGTTCAGGCTCTGGCAAACGTTTGCCACTTAATCATGTGCTAAGAATCTTGGCGGATATCAGGACCACCGGAGATTGGCATAAGGCCTTGAAACACGTCCCTCTTAGGAAGTTGGAGAGGCCTCTTGACCAATTACAAACTGGCAAAGTTCAGTTTCCGCCCCAAACTCCCTCATGGGTTAATACTGAGCTTCAAAGAAAAAGACAATACGTGCCtacgaaaacgaaaattggACACTCGCTGAACACGTCATACACTTTTCGAGACAGACAAAAGAAAAGTTCGTAA
- the LOC124308584 gene encoding F-box/LRR-repeat protein 4 isoform X1, whose protein sequence is MNGSNESILIQAAMVSCDEIKSEWISVSNNKGAENDDSIIFTEQFVNKVQHFSSQYGSDKSISYTAYNIAGNPSKFPDYGDFPQAFVMRTYGCWWDKAPSRLVDYMPQNNDNVVCQDYIDVAYDREVYPIRVSIYETYNPGSVVGIWAADSSGKWSRLWRGLPQVVSHKPRIFSPPLQPCSFKTKMLRLEFNHSKQDYYTELDAVLLIGTSEFIQPHFRFNNKNLSTLLRQLNDSTLDCDDVYNLTPDYLQTHKDLRELKNTFYKHCQLSNRNVTGRIHKGTIIDRLGTDYHCIPPIEEAVSSLHRFLQEDFPKLMQDIDLSTSSRSAVAGNKTGSSLQSGDICGSFSVLPDEAVLKILRNLDLRSLCRCCQVNRHFNNIARDALLYTSLNLKPYWYCIDTSALETLASRCQYLQRLDLSWCGNYNTITSKDIQEFLTSSGNQLTHLRFNSCQFVNNSVILKVSMICRNLKELCLRNCVEITKDGFWPLANLQQLERLELYRTLIQTPSLCAILKGNRGMRHLNLAACDHVHNMDDIAMEVAYSCPHLESVDFWKSHSLTPHGVRALARCTMLREVDFGWCLGMGAPGESLRALAASCQNLEKVFLAALRGLTDRDLEPFLACSKLRQLDFLGARSLTPEICLRFLLYCTQLEMMDLSFCEGISDMKIHEWRQLYPHVSIKRSFQASGSVFT, encoded by the exons ATGAATGGTTCAAACGAGTCCATATTGATTCAAG CAGCAATGGTGTCCTGCGACGAGATTAAATCCGAGTGGATATCAGTGTCGAATAACAAAGGAGCGGAAAATGAtgactcgattatttttaccgAGCAATTCGTGAATAAGGTGCAACACTTCAGCTCACAGTACGGAAGTGATAAAAGCATATCCTACACGGCGTACAACATAGCTGGTAACCCGAGCAAGTTTCCCGACTATGGTGATTTTCCTCAGGCATTTGTCATG AGAACGTACGGCTGCTGGTGGGACAAGGCGCCATCCAGACTAGTTGATTACATGCCGCAGAACAATGACAATGTTGTCTGCCAGGACTACATAG ATGTGGCGTACGATCGTGAGGTTTATCCAATCAGAGTGTCCATATATGAGACTTATAACCCGGGCAGCGTTGTTGGAATTTGGGCTGCCGATAGCAGCGGAAAGTGGAGCCGTCTTTGGAGAGGGCTGCCGCAGGTAGTTTCACACAAGCCAAGGATATTTTCTCCCCCTCTACAGCCATGCTCTTTCAAGACCAAGATGCTTAGACTGGAGTTCAACCACAGTAAGCAGGACTATTACACAGAGCTGGATGCCGTCCTCCTCATCGGCACTTCGGAATTTATTCAACCCCACTTTAGATTCAACAATAAAAACTTGAGCACCTTGCTTCGGCAGCTCAACGACAGTACCCTTGATTGCGATGACGTTTATAATCTGACGCCAGATTATTTACAGACACACAAAGATTTAAGGGAGCTGAAAAACACGTTTTACAAGCACTGTCAACTCTCGAACAG AAATGTTACGGGTAGGATACACAAGGGGACCATAATTGACAGGCTAGGAACTGACTACCACTGCATACCGCCAATCGAAGAAGCAGTTAGCAGTCTGCACAGGTTTCTCCAGGAAGACTTTCCAAAATTGATGCAGGACATCGATCTTTCAACTTCCTCAAGAAGTGCAGTGGCTGGAAACAAGACTGGGAGTTCGTTACAGTCGGGTGATATTTGCGGCAGTTTTTCTGTGTTGCCC GACGAAGCGGTACTGAAGATTCTTAGAAATCTCGATCTCAGATCTCTCTGTCGCTGTTGTCAAGTTAATCGGCATTTCAACAATATAGCAAGAGATGCACTTCTCTATACCAGCCTAAACTTGAAACCATATTGGTACTGTATTGACACAAGCGCGCTTGAAACGCTGGCCTCGAGGTGCCAATATCTTCAGCGTCTAGATCTCTCCTGGTGCGGCAACTACAACACGATAACATCTAAAGACATTCAGGAATTTCTCACGTCCAGCGGAAATCAGTTGACGCACCTTAGATTCAATTCCTGCCAGTTTGTCAACAATTCCGTGATACTGAAGGTTTCCATGATCTGCCGAAACCTAAAAG AACTTTGCCTTCGCAACTGCGTGGAGATAACTAAGGACGGATTTTGGCCTCTGGCAAACCTGCAGCAGCTCGAACGTCTCGAACTTTACAGAACGTTGATTCAGACGCCGTCGCTGTGCGCGATTCTTAAGGGAAATCGAGGCATGCGCCACCTGAACCTTGCCGCTTGTGACCACGTTCATAACATGGACGATATCGCGATGGAGGTTGCCTACTCGTGTCCTCACCTCGAGAGCGTTGATTTCTGGAAGAGCCATAGCCTGACGCCCCACGGAGTTAGAGCCCTCGCTCGTTGCACGATGCTTAGAGAGGTCGACTTCGGATGGTG CCTAGGCATGGGAGCTCCAGGGGAGTCGCTGAGAGCATTGGCTGCGTCCTGTCAGAATCTGGAGAAGGTCTTTCTCGCTGCTCTTCGCGGCCTCACCGATCGTGACCTCGAGCCGTTTTTAGCCTGCTCTAAACTCAGACAGTTGGATTTCCTTGGCGCAAGATCTCTTACTCCCGAAATATGTCTacgatttttattatattgcACTCAGCTGGAAATGATGGATCTCAGCTTTTGCGAAGGTATAAGCGATATGAAGATACACGAATGGCGTCAGCTTTACCCTCATGTATCTATTAAGCGTAGTTTTCAAGCAAGTGGATCGGTTTTTACATAG
- the LOC124308591 gene encoding glyoxalase domain-containing protein 4 has product MVNARALHFVFKIGERKLTARFYREILGMKVLRHEEFSDGCEAACNGPYANRWSKTMVGYGPEDDHFVVELTYNYGIDSYERGNDFKGITIRSKEAIERARSSGWPVREEDGKFVLEAPGGYKYYVIDEPQPADRDPVEKVTLSSSNLERTIAYWKNILGLRVYRQDDRKVLLGFGHNQAELEFEDIGTEVTHAKGYGRIAFSIPYENLLRLNQTVKEANQKILTDLVKLDTPGKASVTVVILADPDGHEICFVDDEGFRQLSVPDYPSEAILDRFIAKEDKTAGVTA; this is encoded by the exons ATGGTAAACGCTCGCGCCCTTCATTTCGTGTTCAAAATTGGTGAACGTAAACTGACTGCAAGATTCTACCGCGAAATACTCGGAATGAAG GTTCTGAGACACGAGGAATTCTCGGACGGTTGCGAAGCTGCTTGCAACGG GCCCTACGCCAATCGCTGGAGCAAAACTATGGTCGGCTACGGGCCTGAGGACGATCACTTTGTTGTTGAACTGACGTACAACTACGGTATTGATTCTTACGAAAGAGGCAATGACTTTAAAGGGATAACGATTAGATCCAAGGAAGCGATTGAAAGAGCAAGGTCTTCAGGATGGCCGGTGCGAGAGGAGGATGGGAAATTCGTGCTTGAAGCGCCGGGTGGTTACAAGTACTACGTTATTGACGAACCGCAGCCTGCTGATAGAG ATCCGGTCGAGAAGGTCACCCTATCCAGTTCCAATCTAGAACGTACAATTGCATATTGGAAGAATATTCTCGGCTTGAGAGTCTACAGGCAAGATGATCGCAAAGTTCTATTAGGATTCGGCCACAATCAGGCCGAGCTTGAGTTTGAGGATATTG GGACTGAGGTGACACATGCAAAGGGTTATGGGCGGATCGCATTTTCAATTCCATACGAGAACCTGCTGCGCCTTAATCAGACTGTAAAGGAAGCAAACCAAAAGATTCTCACAGATCTTGTAAAGCTTGATACGCCAGGAAAAGCTAGTGTTACTGTCGTCATTCTTGCCGATCCg GATGGCCACGAGATTTGCTTCGTCGACGACGAGGGCTTCAGGCAACTCTCCGTGCCTGATTATCCTAGCGAAGCTATCCTGGATAGATTTATCGCCAAGGAAGACAAAACTGCTGGCGTGACTGCGTAG
- the LOC124308584 gene encoding F-box/LRR-repeat protein 4 isoform X2, whose protein sequence is MNGSNESILIQAMVSCDEIKSEWISVSNNKGAENDDSIIFTEQFVNKVQHFSSQYGSDKSISYTAYNIAGNPSKFPDYGDFPQAFVMRTYGCWWDKAPSRLVDYMPQNNDNVVCQDYIDVAYDREVYPIRVSIYETYNPGSVVGIWAADSSGKWSRLWRGLPQVVSHKPRIFSPPLQPCSFKTKMLRLEFNHSKQDYYTELDAVLLIGTSEFIQPHFRFNNKNLSTLLRQLNDSTLDCDDVYNLTPDYLQTHKDLRELKNTFYKHCQLSNRNVTGRIHKGTIIDRLGTDYHCIPPIEEAVSSLHRFLQEDFPKLMQDIDLSTSSRSAVAGNKTGSSLQSGDICGSFSVLPDEAVLKILRNLDLRSLCRCCQVNRHFNNIARDALLYTSLNLKPYWYCIDTSALETLASRCQYLQRLDLSWCGNYNTITSKDIQEFLTSSGNQLTHLRFNSCQFVNNSVILKVSMICRNLKELCLRNCVEITKDGFWPLANLQQLERLELYRTLIQTPSLCAILKGNRGMRHLNLAACDHVHNMDDIAMEVAYSCPHLESVDFWKSHSLTPHGVRALARCTMLREVDFGWCLGMGAPGESLRALAASCQNLEKVFLAALRGLTDRDLEPFLACSKLRQLDFLGARSLTPEICLRFLLYCTQLEMMDLSFCEGISDMKIHEWRQLYPHVSIKRSFQASGSVFT, encoded by the exons ATGAATGGTTCAAACGAGTCCATATTGATTCAAG CAATGGTGTCCTGCGACGAGATTAAATCCGAGTGGATATCAGTGTCGAATAACAAAGGAGCGGAAAATGAtgactcgattatttttaccgAGCAATTCGTGAATAAGGTGCAACACTTCAGCTCACAGTACGGAAGTGATAAAAGCATATCCTACACGGCGTACAACATAGCTGGTAACCCGAGCAAGTTTCCCGACTATGGTGATTTTCCTCAGGCATTTGTCATG AGAACGTACGGCTGCTGGTGGGACAAGGCGCCATCCAGACTAGTTGATTACATGCCGCAGAACAATGACAATGTTGTCTGCCAGGACTACATAG ATGTGGCGTACGATCGTGAGGTTTATCCAATCAGAGTGTCCATATATGAGACTTATAACCCGGGCAGCGTTGTTGGAATTTGGGCTGCCGATAGCAGCGGAAAGTGGAGCCGTCTTTGGAGAGGGCTGCCGCAGGTAGTTTCACACAAGCCAAGGATATTTTCTCCCCCTCTACAGCCATGCTCTTTCAAGACCAAGATGCTTAGACTGGAGTTCAACCACAGTAAGCAGGACTATTACACAGAGCTGGATGCCGTCCTCCTCATCGGCACTTCGGAATTTATTCAACCCCACTTTAGATTCAACAATAAAAACTTGAGCACCTTGCTTCGGCAGCTCAACGACAGTACCCTTGATTGCGATGACGTTTATAATCTGACGCCAGATTATTTACAGACACACAAAGATTTAAGGGAGCTGAAAAACACGTTTTACAAGCACTGTCAACTCTCGAACAG AAATGTTACGGGTAGGATACACAAGGGGACCATAATTGACAGGCTAGGAACTGACTACCACTGCATACCGCCAATCGAAGAAGCAGTTAGCAGTCTGCACAGGTTTCTCCAGGAAGACTTTCCAAAATTGATGCAGGACATCGATCTTTCAACTTCCTCAAGAAGTGCAGTGGCTGGAAACAAGACTGGGAGTTCGTTACAGTCGGGTGATATTTGCGGCAGTTTTTCTGTGTTGCCC GACGAAGCGGTACTGAAGATTCTTAGAAATCTCGATCTCAGATCTCTCTGTCGCTGTTGTCAAGTTAATCGGCATTTCAACAATATAGCAAGAGATGCACTTCTCTATACCAGCCTAAACTTGAAACCATATTGGTACTGTATTGACACAAGCGCGCTTGAAACGCTGGCCTCGAGGTGCCAATATCTTCAGCGTCTAGATCTCTCCTGGTGCGGCAACTACAACACGATAACATCTAAAGACATTCAGGAATTTCTCACGTCCAGCGGAAATCAGTTGACGCACCTTAGATTCAATTCCTGCCAGTTTGTCAACAATTCCGTGATACTGAAGGTTTCCATGATCTGCCGAAACCTAAAAG AACTTTGCCTTCGCAACTGCGTGGAGATAACTAAGGACGGATTTTGGCCTCTGGCAAACCTGCAGCAGCTCGAACGTCTCGAACTTTACAGAACGTTGATTCAGACGCCGTCGCTGTGCGCGATTCTTAAGGGAAATCGAGGCATGCGCCACCTGAACCTTGCCGCTTGTGACCACGTTCATAACATGGACGATATCGCGATGGAGGTTGCCTACTCGTGTCCTCACCTCGAGAGCGTTGATTTCTGGAAGAGCCATAGCCTGACGCCCCACGGAGTTAGAGCCCTCGCTCGTTGCACGATGCTTAGAGAGGTCGACTTCGGATGGTG CCTAGGCATGGGAGCTCCAGGGGAGTCGCTGAGAGCATTGGCTGCGTCCTGTCAGAATCTGGAGAAGGTCTTTCTCGCTGCTCTTCGCGGCCTCACCGATCGTGACCTCGAGCCGTTTTTAGCCTGCTCTAAACTCAGACAGTTGGATTTCCTTGGCGCAAGATCTCTTACTCCCGAAATATGTCTacgatttttattatattgcACTCAGCTGGAAATGATGGATCTCAGCTTTTGCGAAGGTATAAGCGATATGAAGATACACGAATGGCGTCAGCTTTACCCTCATGTATCTATTAAGCGTAGTTTTCAAGCAAGTGGATCGGTTTTTACATAG
- the LOC124308596 gene encoding nuclear transcription factor Y subunit B-1, which produces MENSGESGDDGGPLGTSAFLGGGGVGASYIGVQSDDLEDDPENTDDSNHGGGDPLQGRGGGCPLREQDRFLPIANVAKIMKRAIPEAGKIAKDARECVQECVSEFISFITSEASDRCHMEKRKTINGEDILFAMTTLGFDNYVEPLKVYLQKYREATKGDNPGSSPGVVPGNGKSVDQQSTIYDDQLFTIATTTGNATTSDAPVIYSYAPPDQMQFQLS; this is translated from the exons ATGGAAAACAGCGGGGAAAGTGGCGATGACGGTGGGCCACTTGGCACTTCAGCGTTTCTTGGCGGTGGAGGCGTAGGAGCTTCTTATATCGGTGTCCAGTCCGATGACTTGGAAG ATGATCCTGAAAATACAGACGACTCGAACCACGGAGGAGGAGATCCTCTGCAGGGAAGAGGTGGTGGGTGTCCTTTGCGGGAGCAGGATCGCTTTCTGCCGATTGCTAACGTAgccaaaataatgaaacgagCAATACCGGAAGCTGGCAAGATAGCGAAGGATGCCAGGGAATGTGTTCAGGAATGCGTATCTGAGTTTATATCTTTCATAACATCCGAAGCGAGCGACAGGTGCCACATGGAAAAGAGAAAGACCATTAACGGAGAGGATATACTGTTTGCTATGACCACCCTCGGCTTTGACAATTACGTAGAGCCACTCAAAGTCTATCTACAGAAGTATAGAGAGGCTACCAAGGGCGATAATCCGGGATCTAGTCCGGGCGTTGTGCCCGGTAATGGAAAGTCGGTTGATCAGCAAAGCACCATTTACGACGACCAATTGTTCACCATTGCTACGACTACTGGCAATGCCACAACTTCGGATGCTCCCGTTATATACAGCTACGCACCTCCTGATCAAATGCAATTTCAACTATCCTGA
- the LOC124308589 gene encoding uncharacterized protein LOC124308589, with the protein MYAAAGGASIASRRKQKRLLLHKRGGSGGGVVGGAGRGGASSAVTSGEHHHQTQGQGRGFPGGNIHHLNHYNHHNHHNQSNQQQARTKSAPFPSSRQSRISRPPNLPTPLPPSAQHQSQPNNQHHHHHHHHHQHQQQQQLIPVSPITFPISPPPLSLSLESSKSLTYSVSKSNHFPFPPPPDLRVSSSTELQCSGQSQAQGKAAWQGCSRPSPLPLTPVSPIGSRAGDGLNYKTKQCEAHRRWMKRNRIRDASYCYGSSGEEEEDGQEWGGGRRRGEVSAAVNTVLYAGLGTTALGLVISFVGTGEKGFQSSELRLVGPSLLCAGLLCCLLRVLLCLCLCHCGKCQWSSSSSSAVAKGDKLEKASAKEQNNVPPAPSLLTASLLPPLRSAAATVSPPPPVAKGRELLLSAAQLSE; encoded by the exons ATGTACGCGGCAGCCGGGGGTGCGAGCATCGCGAGCAGGCGAAAGCAGAAGAGGCTTCTTCTACACAAGCGAGGAGGGAGTGGCGGTGGAGTTGTCGGAGGCGCAGGCAGAGGCGGGGCGTCTTCGGCGGTGACGTCGGGCGAACACCATCACCAGACCCAGGGACAGGGCAGGGGGTTTCCTGGAGGAAATATACACCACCTCAATCATTACAATCATCACAATCATCATAATCAGAGTAATCAACAACAGGCGAGGACAAAGAGCGCCCCATTTCCATCGTCGCGCCAGAGCAGGATCTCGAGACCACCAAACCTCCCTACCCCCCTGCCACCTAGTGCCCAGCACCAGAGTCAGCCCAATAATCaacatcatcatcaccatcatcaccACCATCAGCatcaacagcagcagcagctgaTACCAGTCTCCCCTATCACTTTCCCAATATCGCCACCGCCGCTATCACTTTCCCTCGAATCTTCCAAATCATTAACTTACTCCGTATCGAAAAGCAACCATTTTCCATTCCCACCACCCCCAGACCTAAGAGTGTCATCTTCTACCGAACTACAG TGCAGCGGACAAAGCCAGGCTCAGGGTAAAGCAGCATGGCAGGGATGCAGCAGACCATCGCCCCTTCCTCTAACACCCGTATCACCGATCGGTTCACGTGCCGGCGACGGTCTCAACTACAAGACGAAACAGTGCGAGGCACACCGACGATGGATGAAAAGAAACAGG ATACGAGACGCCAGCTACTGCTACGGAAGCAGcggagaggaagaagaagacggGCAGGAGTGGGGTGGCGGTCGACGGAGAGGCGAAGTTAGCGCAGCAGTGAACACGGTGCTCTATGCCGGACTTGGGACGACGGCTTTGGGTCTGGTGATATCGTTTGTGGGCACGGGTGAAAAAGGGTTCCAGAGTTCAGAACTGAGGCTGGTGGGTCCGTCTCTCCTGTGCGCAGGCTTGCTGTGTTGCCTGTTGCGAGTGTTGCTGTGTCTGTGCCTGTGCCACTGCGGTAAATGCCAGTGGAGTTCGTCATCGTCGTCCGCTGTGGCGAAAGGTGATAAATTGGAAAAGGCTTCGGCGAAGGAGCAGAACAATGTTCCGCCGGCTCCTTCTCTTCTAACTGCTTCCCTCCTGCCGCCGCTCAGATCAGCTGCCGCGACCGTTTCTCCTCCCCCTCCAGTGGCGAAAGGGCGAGAGCTTCTTCTGTCGGCGGCTCAACTATCCGAATGA
- the LOC124308584 gene encoding F-box/LRR-repeat protein 4 isoform X3, translating into MVSCDEIKSEWISVSNNKGAENDDSIIFTEQFVNKVQHFSSQYGSDKSISYTAYNIAGNPSKFPDYGDFPQAFVMRTYGCWWDKAPSRLVDYMPQNNDNVVCQDYIDVAYDREVYPIRVSIYETYNPGSVVGIWAADSSGKWSRLWRGLPQVVSHKPRIFSPPLQPCSFKTKMLRLEFNHSKQDYYTELDAVLLIGTSEFIQPHFRFNNKNLSTLLRQLNDSTLDCDDVYNLTPDYLQTHKDLRELKNTFYKHCQLSNRNVTGRIHKGTIIDRLGTDYHCIPPIEEAVSSLHRFLQEDFPKLMQDIDLSTSSRSAVAGNKTGSSLQSGDICGSFSVLPDEAVLKILRNLDLRSLCRCCQVNRHFNNIARDALLYTSLNLKPYWYCIDTSALETLASRCQYLQRLDLSWCGNYNTITSKDIQEFLTSSGNQLTHLRFNSCQFVNNSVILKVSMICRNLKELCLRNCVEITKDGFWPLANLQQLERLELYRTLIQTPSLCAILKGNRGMRHLNLAACDHVHNMDDIAMEVAYSCPHLESVDFWKSHSLTPHGVRALARCTMLREVDFGWCLGMGAPGESLRALAASCQNLEKVFLAALRGLTDRDLEPFLACSKLRQLDFLGARSLTPEICLRFLLYCTQLEMMDLSFCEGISDMKIHEWRQLYPHVSIKRSFQASGSVFT; encoded by the exons ATGGTGTCCTGCGACGAGATTAAATCCGAGTGGATATCAGTGTCGAATAACAAAGGAGCGGAAAATGAtgactcgattatttttaccgAGCAATTCGTGAATAAGGTGCAACACTTCAGCTCACAGTACGGAAGTGATAAAAGCATATCCTACACGGCGTACAACATAGCTGGTAACCCGAGCAAGTTTCCCGACTATGGTGATTTTCCTCAGGCATTTGTCATG AGAACGTACGGCTGCTGGTGGGACAAGGCGCCATCCAGACTAGTTGATTACATGCCGCAGAACAATGACAATGTTGTCTGCCAGGACTACATAG ATGTGGCGTACGATCGTGAGGTTTATCCAATCAGAGTGTCCATATATGAGACTTATAACCCGGGCAGCGTTGTTGGAATTTGGGCTGCCGATAGCAGCGGAAAGTGGAGCCGTCTTTGGAGAGGGCTGCCGCAGGTAGTTTCACACAAGCCAAGGATATTTTCTCCCCCTCTACAGCCATGCTCTTTCAAGACCAAGATGCTTAGACTGGAGTTCAACCACAGTAAGCAGGACTATTACACAGAGCTGGATGCCGTCCTCCTCATCGGCACTTCGGAATTTATTCAACCCCACTTTAGATTCAACAATAAAAACTTGAGCACCTTGCTTCGGCAGCTCAACGACAGTACCCTTGATTGCGATGACGTTTATAATCTGACGCCAGATTATTTACAGACACACAAAGATTTAAGGGAGCTGAAAAACACGTTTTACAAGCACTGTCAACTCTCGAACAG AAATGTTACGGGTAGGATACACAAGGGGACCATAATTGACAGGCTAGGAACTGACTACCACTGCATACCGCCAATCGAAGAAGCAGTTAGCAGTCTGCACAGGTTTCTCCAGGAAGACTTTCCAAAATTGATGCAGGACATCGATCTTTCAACTTCCTCAAGAAGTGCAGTGGCTGGAAACAAGACTGGGAGTTCGTTACAGTCGGGTGATATTTGCGGCAGTTTTTCTGTGTTGCCC GACGAAGCGGTACTGAAGATTCTTAGAAATCTCGATCTCAGATCTCTCTGTCGCTGTTGTCAAGTTAATCGGCATTTCAACAATATAGCAAGAGATGCACTTCTCTATACCAGCCTAAACTTGAAACCATATTGGTACTGTATTGACACAAGCGCGCTTGAAACGCTGGCCTCGAGGTGCCAATATCTTCAGCGTCTAGATCTCTCCTGGTGCGGCAACTACAACACGATAACATCTAAAGACATTCAGGAATTTCTCACGTCCAGCGGAAATCAGTTGACGCACCTTAGATTCAATTCCTGCCAGTTTGTCAACAATTCCGTGATACTGAAGGTTTCCATGATCTGCCGAAACCTAAAAG AACTTTGCCTTCGCAACTGCGTGGAGATAACTAAGGACGGATTTTGGCCTCTGGCAAACCTGCAGCAGCTCGAACGTCTCGAACTTTACAGAACGTTGATTCAGACGCCGTCGCTGTGCGCGATTCTTAAGGGAAATCGAGGCATGCGCCACCTGAACCTTGCCGCTTGTGACCACGTTCATAACATGGACGATATCGCGATGGAGGTTGCCTACTCGTGTCCTCACCTCGAGAGCGTTGATTTCTGGAAGAGCCATAGCCTGACGCCCCACGGAGTTAGAGCCCTCGCTCGTTGCACGATGCTTAGAGAGGTCGACTTCGGATGGTG CCTAGGCATGGGAGCTCCAGGGGAGTCGCTGAGAGCATTGGCTGCGTCCTGTCAGAATCTGGAGAAGGTCTTTCTCGCTGCTCTTCGCGGCCTCACCGATCGTGACCTCGAGCCGTTTTTAGCCTGCTCTAAACTCAGACAGTTGGATTTCCTTGGCGCAAGATCTCTTACTCCCGAAATATGTCTacgatttttattatattgcACTCAGCTGGAAATGATGGATCTCAGCTTTTGCGAAGGTATAAGCGATATGAAGATACACGAATGGCGTCAGCTTTACCCTCATGTATCTATTAAGCGTAGTTTTCAAGCAAGTGGATCGGTTTTTACATAG